The DNA window CGCGGGATCGATACCCTGGTCATTGCGAGAGCCGAAGAAGACCACCAGCGCATCGTCGGGCTGGACCGCCCGGGCGGTCAGATCCTCGAAGATACTGCCGTGGTCGCCGAGCGCGGCATAACCCGCTCTGCCTTCCGCCGCCACGCTGCCCGAGATCCGCGAACCCCGCGAACCGAGCACCTGCCAAGCGCGCGACGTCCACGACCTGGATCCCAGACCGCCCTCATTGGTTCCGGTGGTGTACGAATCTCCTACCACTGCAACATGATTCAGCCGGAAGTCGAGCGTCAGTGTCTCGTAGGTGCGCACCTGCGCCGGGTATGCGATGCCTACGCCCGCCAGAAAACTCACCCCAATGAGAAAGGTGGCCAGACGACTCACTCTCACCTCCACTGTCAACGGCATCGTTGGGTGCCGCCGCGCCCCCATCA is part of the Mycobacterium mantenii genome and encodes:
- a CDS encoding Rv0518 family GDSL lipase; protein product: MSRLATFLIGVSFLAGVGIAYPAQVRTYETLTLDFRLNHVAVVGDSYTTGTNEGGLGSRSWTSRAWQVLGSRGSRISGSVAAEGRAGYAALGDHGSIFEDLTARAVQPDDALVVFFGSRNDQGIDPATLTVKTHAALDLARQLAPAARLLVIGPPWPTADVPPSMFLIRDILGGAAGAAGATFIDPIAEHWFVGRPDLIGADGVHPNDAGHQYMADKIAPLIRTQLST